TTACAAGAATTGTGAATTTactacatttttgaattttgaaagtttaaattTCCGTTATCAAAttgcgttttatttgtttttgtttgttcaatcagttaatatattaaaattaaatatttcattttattacttGAGATCACAAGCAGTTGTTATTTGTGTCGTAATTTGCGTAAATACGCAAATATTGTATCTTCCACgtacatttatattatattagatttttgtttaaatttgtatCACACCATTTACTAGATTGCAAATTTGTTATCTACTAATTTCCAGGTcagtaaattgtaaatattattatatgaattgtttgaaatgtttgcgatgttaattttgatttaatatttgtttgcagCGCACTCATACATAGTTCATTGCGAATATCACATTTTGCATTCGTGCGTTTAACATATGTGTAACTCAGTTTTCTTATCAATTTTAtgctttgtttttaatatatttatttgatgatCGCTAAATAAATGGTGAATTAATTTATACTGCTGTACGGATACTATTCGGAGTGCGTAGCGGTTAAGATTGCACATTTAACAACAACTTCAAGTTGTGCGTGTCGAAATCGTCGAGTAAATTACGCTTCGAATGCTTAACAACGTGGCCACCACAGGTATGTGCATCAGCTGCCAGTGCTGGGTTGCGCGCTGTCGTTACACTGTGTAGACCGGGTCCAGCACTGCTGGTTGCTTTATATTCTGCCTTGCCCAGGGTCCAATGCTGCGGTGGTTTTGGTAATGCTGTAGGCGCCGGGGCATCGAAGCATTTGCTGCCAGCGAAATGCGTCAACGCAGTAGGCAAGGCCATTTGTGTTGGCGATATCTTCCCAAATAAAGGGCTACTAATCATTGCGAATTTTGCGCGAGTCTTGCGACCAGCACTGCCGCTGTTGCTATTAATTGCAATTGGATTTTCACCGCCACCTAATATAACAGCTGGCGATTGACGGGCTTGTTGCTGCTGGAAGTGAGGTGATTTTTGACCATCACTCAGCTTATGAGCGCTACCTCCACGTCTGCCACCATGATGGGATTGgtaatgattattattattactaaagaAAACTGTGCTTTCTGTGCCA
The sequence above is drawn from the Bactrocera tryoni isolate S06 chromosome 1, CSIRO_BtryS06_freeze2, whole genome shotgun sequence genome and encodes:
- the LOC120766690 gene encoding vitellogenin-A2 → MTYSHNSVSNNFKMTTTAAADATTIRLKKISNGGGVGNVSRNTPTTTLNVTAHSNSIASSTNYQSYYQQQVLSSSPPGCAMSSGASTSSTSSDSSLGSSGFGSGNNSSRQRKQQQRKQLQNQQHQQRDSPPLSSGTESTVFFSNNNNHYQSHHGGRRGGSAHKLSDGQKSPHFQQQQARQSPAVILGGGENPIAINSNSGSAGRKTRAKFAMISSPLFGKISPTQMALPTALTHFAGSKCFDAPAPTALPKPPQHWTLGKAEYKATSSAGPGLHSVTTARNPALAADAHTCGGHVVKHSKRNLLDDFDTHNLKLLLNVQS